In the genome of Pelagibacterium nitratireducens, one region contains:
- the rplM gene encoding 50S ribosomal protein L13, producing the protein MKTYSAKAGEIDKKWVLIDAEGLVVGRLAAVIATRLRGKHLPTFTPNQDMGDNVIVINADKVKFTGKKLDDKRFYWHTGYPGGIKDRTMRELLEGRFPERVVENAVRRMMPGGPLTRAQLKNLRVYAGAEHPHEAQQPETLDVAALNTKNVRVK; encoded by the coding sequence ATGAAAACCTACTCGGCCAAGGCTGGCGAGATCGATAAGAAGTGGGTTTTGATCGACGCGGAAGGCCTCGTTGTAGGCCGTCTCGCTGCGGTCATCGCCACTCGCCTGCGCGGCAAGCACCTTCCGACCTTCACCCCCAACCAGGACATGGGCGACAATGTTATTGTCATCAATGCCGACAAGGTGAAGTTCACCGGCAAGAAGCTCGACGACAAGCGCTTTTACTGGCACACCGGCTACCCCGGTGGCATCAAGGACCGCACCATGCGCGAACTGCTCGAGGGTCGTTTCCCCGAGCGCGTTGTTGAAAACGCCGTGCGCCGCATGATGCCGGGTGGCCCGCTGACCCGTGCCCAGCTCAAGAACCTGCGCGTTTACGCCGGTGCCGAGCATCCCCATGAAGCCCAGCAGCCCGAAACGCTCGATGTTGCCGCGCTCAACACCAAGAATGTGAGGGTGAAGTAA
- a CDS encoding COX15/CtaA family protein — MSAIVSAGSASLDYDRIRPVRIWLYCLAAFVLLIVVVGGGTRLTESGLSITSWKPISGIIPPLSAADWQAEFEAYQQIPQYRLVESWMGVDEFKSIFWWEWGHRFLARMLGFAFAIPFVIFLIQRRIPKSLVWPMTGLFVAGAFQGFLGWWMVSSGLSELTSVSQYRLAAHLCAASILMMALVWVARTLEPPVSGVVPSRGWTIANWVLVALLFIQIGAGALVAGLDAGFIYNTWPLIDGAIVPGGLFTIDPAWRNIFENILTVQFNHRSLAYLITIYALVLWWRGRKGPGFAGVHAWLPRIAVLIVLQVAVGITTLLSVVNIPVALVHQALAFTLVAMVVAYLSDMHRLSSR, encoded by the coding sequence GTGTCTGCCATCGTCTCCGCTGGTTCCGCATCGCTCGATTACGACCGCATCCGGCCCGTCCGCATCTGGCTCTACTGCCTTGCCGCGTTCGTGTTGCTGATCGTCGTGGTGGGTGGCGGTACGCGGCTGACCGAGTCCGGCCTTTCGATCACCAGCTGGAAGCCGATTTCGGGCATTATCCCGCCGCTGTCCGCCGCCGACTGGCAAGCCGAATTCGAGGCCTACCAGCAGATTCCGCAGTACCGGCTTGTCGAAAGCTGGATGGGCGTCGATGAGTTCAAATCGATCTTCTGGTGGGAATGGGGCCATCGCTTTCTGGCGCGCATGCTCGGCTTTGCCTTCGCCATCCCCTTTGTGATCTTCCTTATCCAGCGCCGTATCCCCAAAAGCCTCGTCTGGCCGATGACGGGGCTGTTTGTCGCAGGCGCCTTCCAGGGGTTTCTGGGCTGGTGGATGGTCTCGTCGGGCCTTTCCGAACTCACTTCGGTCTCTCAATATCGCCTCGCTGCCCATCTGTGCGCCGCGAGCATATTGATGATGGCGCTCGTCTGGGTGGCCAGAACGCTCGAACCCCCCGTCAGCGGCGTTGTGCCCTCACGCGGATGGACGATCGCCAATTGGGTCCTGGTCGCACTGCTGTTTATCCAGATCGGGGCAGGGGCACTTGTCGCTGGACTGGACGCCGGCTTCATCTACAACACCTGGCCCCTGATCGACGGCGCGATCGTGCCGGGCGGTCTGTTCACCATCGACCCGGCCTGGCGCAACATATTTGAAAACATTCTCACCGTGCAGTTCAACCATCGGAGCCTGGCCTACCTCATCACGATCTACGCGCTGGTCCTGTGGTGGCGCGGTCGCAAGGGTCCCGGTTTTGCGGGCGTTCACGCATGGCTGCCGCGTATCGCGGTGCTCATCGTGCTGCAGGTCGCCGTAGGGATCACGACGCTGCTGTCGGTGGTCAATATTCCCGTCGCGCTCGTCCATCAGGCGCTGGCGTTCACACTGGTGGCGATGGTGGTGGCCTATCTCTCTGATATGCATAGGCTTTCTTCGCGGTAG
- a CDS encoding ABC transporter permease, with translation MNYYAIKAIYVFEMARWWRTVTQSIISPVVSTSLYFVVFGAAIGSRIESVEGVSYAAFIVPGLIMLSLLQQSLSNASFGIYFPKFAGTVYEILTAPISHVETVIAFVGAAATKSVILALIILLTASFFVDLHIQHPIWMMAFMVLTAVTFSLIGFIIGIWADGFEKLQLIPLLIVTPLAFLGGTFYSITMLPETWQNIALLNPVVYLVSGFRWSFYGVADVDVWISLGMTLVFMAAALAIITWIFRTGYKLRA, from the coding sequence ATGAACTACTACGCGATCAAGGCCATATATGTATTTGAAATGGCGCGCTGGTGGCGCACTGTCACCCAGTCGATCATTTCCCCGGTCGTTTCGACTTCGCTTTATTTCGTGGTGTTCGGCGCGGCCATCGGCTCGCGCATCGAATCGGTTGAAGGCGTCAGCTATGCGGCGTTTATCGTGCCCGGGCTCATCATGCTCTCGTTGCTGCAGCAATCGCTGTCGAACGCATCCTTCGGCATTTACTTTCCCAAATTCGCCGGTACGGTCTATGAAATCCTGACCGCGCCGATTTCCCATGTGGAGACGGTGATCGCCTTTGTCGGCGCGGCGGCAACCAAATCGGTCATTCTGGCGCTGATCATCCTTCTGACGGCCAGTTTCTTTGTGGATCTCCATATCCAGCATCCGATCTGGATGATGGCGTTCATGGTGTTGACCGCCGTCACCTTCTCGCTGATCGGCTTCATCATCGGCATCTGGGCGGACGGGTTCGAAAAACTCCAGCTCATTCCGCTGCTCATCGTTACGCCCCTGGCGTTCCTGGGCGGCACTTTCTATTCGATCACCATGCTGCCCGAGACCTGGCAGAACATCGCGTTGCTCAATCCCGTGGTTTATCTCGTGAGCGGTTTCCGCTGGAGCTTTTACGGGGTGGCCGATGTCGATGTGTGGATCAGTCTGGGCATGACGCTGGTCTTCATGGCCGCCGCGTTGGCCATCATCACCTGGATTTTCAGGACAGGCTACAAGCTTCGGGCCTGA
- a CDS encoding polysaccharide deacetylase family protein: protein MPPYSVYRAAFEALALPGVTAGLRRFSAARGLIFTLHRVVPDAPAEFSPNSILQVRPDFLEAVIVRAREAGFDIVDLDEAISRIGAEDAKPFIVLTFDDGYRDNLVHALPILRRHAAPFTLYIPTGLIDGVGIVWWQALEDIIAANDVVAFDMPEGPHYGDAGTLDQKNATFALVYERYRKMAEPEREASIRTLAQRYGFDLAAHCRELIMDWSELKTFAGEPLCTIGAHTVYHYELSKLPQDQMRAEIEQSANVLGAQFGKRPRHLSYPIGGVAAAGPREFAAARDLGFATAVTTRPGGLYAEHRAHLNALPRVSLNGLFQEKRFIDVFLTAEVFTLMRRGKRLDVE from the coding sequence ATGCCGCCTTACTCAGTTTACAGGGCCGCCTTCGAAGCACTGGCGCTACCAGGGGTGACGGCCGGTCTGCGCAGGTTCTCCGCAGCGCGCGGTCTCATTTTTACGCTGCACAGGGTTGTCCCTGACGCTCCGGCAGAGTTCTCGCCCAATTCAATCCTCCAGGTCCGGCCCGATTTCCTCGAAGCGGTGATTGTGCGGGCGCGTGAGGCCGGGTTCGATATCGTCGATCTCGATGAAGCCATAAGCCGGATTGGCGCAGAGGACGCCAAGCCCTTTATCGTTTTGACCTTCGATGACGGCTATCGCGACAATCTCGTTCACGCCTTGCCCATCCTGCGCAGGCACGCCGCACCCTTCACGCTCTATATCCCGACCGGCTTGATTGACGGAGTGGGGATTGTCTGGTGGCAGGCGCTCGAGGATATCATCGCCGCCAATGACGTGGTGGCATTCGACATGCCCGAGGGCCCGCACTACGGTGACGCCGGGACGCTGGACCAGAAAAACGCGACCTTCGCTCTTGTCTATGAGCGTTACCGCAAAATGGCCGAGCCCGAACGCGAGGCGTCGATCAGGACACTGGCCCAACGCTATGGATTTGACCTTGCCGCGCACTGTCGCGAACTGATCATGGACTGGTCCGAACTCAAGACTTTTGCCGGCGAGCCGCTGTGCACCATCGGCGCGCACACGGTCTATCACTACGAACTGTCAAAACTGCCTCAAGACCAGATGCGGGCCGAGATCGAACAATCGGCCAATGTGCTTGGAGCCCAGTTCGGCAAGCGCCCGCGGCATTTGTCCTATCCCATCGGTGGAGTCGCCGCTGCAGGCCCGCGCGAATTTGCCGCCGCGCGGGATCTGGGATTTGCCACCGCCGTGACCACGCGCCCGGGCGGTCTTTATGCCGAACACCGCGCCCATCTCAATGCGCTGCCCCGGGTCTCGCTCAACGGATTGTTCCAGGAAAAGCGCTTTATCGACGTTTTCCTGACCGCCGAAGTGTTCACCCTGATGCGTCGGGGCAAGCGGCTCGACGTGGAGTAA
- a CDS encoding ABC transporter ATP-binding protein — protein MNMQITTAEPAVAVLGLNKTYDTGFHALKNINLDIRVGEIFALLGPNGAGKTTLIGTICGMVRPSDGQILVGGHDVVTEFRKTRAMIGLVPQELSSDRFETVWATVSFTRGLFGKPRNDKVIEKILRDLSLWDKRNDKLITLSGGMKRRVLIAKALSHEPEILFLDEPTAGVDVELRRDMWNVVRELRENGVTIILTTHYIEEAEEMADRIGVISNGEIILVEEKAELMRKLGKKDLAVQLQEPLKTLPQSLTDLGLKLSDDGEELRYSYDSQADRTGIATLIGALNAEGIRIKDLSTHQSSLEEIFIGLLRDRT, from the coding sequence ATGAATATGCAAATAACGACTGCTGAACCTGCGGTAGCGGTTCTGGGTCTCAACAAGACCTATGACACGGGCTTTCACGCCCTCAAAAATATCAATCTCGACATCAGGGTGGGCGAAATTTTCGCGCTGCTCGGGCCCAATGGCGCGGGAAAGACCACGCTGATCGGCACGATCTGCGGCATGGTTCGCCCCTCGGACGGGCAGATTCTGGTCGGCGGGCATGATGTCGTCACCGAATTTCGCAAGACCCGCGCCATGATTGGCCTGGTGCCGCAGGAATTGAGTTCGGATCGGTTCGAGACGGTTTGGGCGACCGTATCGTTCACCCGCGGCCTGTTCGGCAAACCGCGCAATGACAAGGTCATCGAAAAGATCCTGCGTGACCTCTCGCTCTGGGACAAACGCAACGACAAGCTGATCACGCTTTCGGGCGGCATGAAGCGGCGGGTGTTGATCGCCAAGGCGCTCAGCCACGAACCGGAAATCCTGTTTCTCGATGAGCCGACGGCCGGCGTCGACGTCGAACTCCGGCGCGACATGTGGAATGTGGTCCGCGAACTGCGGGAAAACGGCGTCACGATCATTCTCACCACCCACTACATCGAAGAAGCCGAGGAGATGGCCGACCGGATCGGGGTCATCTCGAATGGCGAAATCATTCTGGTGGAGGAAAAAGCCGAGCTGATGCGCAAGCTTGGCAAGAAGGATCTTGCCGTTCAGTTGCAGGAACCGCTCAAGACCCTGCCGCAATCGCTGACAGATCTCGGGCTCAAACTCTCCGATGATGGTGAGGAACTGCGCTACAGCTATGACAGCCAGGCCGACCGGACCGGCATCGCGACCCTGATCGGAGCCCTCAATGCCGAAGGCATCAGGATCAAGGATTTGTCGACCCACCAGTCGTCGCTCGAGGAAATCTTCATTGGCCTTTTGAGGGACCGGACATGA
- the rpsI gene encoding 30S ribosomal protein S9, with the protein MSETINSLEDLGTATDTAVNDAPVYTQKLDSYGRAYATGKRKDAVARVWIKPGSGKITVNGKEFTAYFARPVLQMILQQPIVTAERVDQYDVIATVAGGGLSGQAGAIRHGLSQALTLYEPELRPTLKKGGFLTRDSRVVERKKYGKAKARRSFQFSKR; encoded by the coding sequence ATGTCCGAGACCATCAACTCCCTCGAAGATCTCGGCACGGCCACCGATACCGCTGTCAATGACGCGCCGGTTTATACCCAGAAGCTCGACAGCTATGGCCGCGCCTATGCCACCGGCAAGCGCAAGGATGCCGTTGCCCGCGTATGGATCAAGCCCGGTTCGGGCAAGATCACCGTCAACGGCAAGGAATTCACAGCCTATTTCGCCCGCCCGGTTCTCCAGATGATTCTGCAGCAGCCGATCGTGACCGCCGAGCGCGTCGACCAGTACGACGTGATCGCAACGGTCGCCGGCGGCGGCCTGTCCGGCCAGGCCGGTGCCATTCGCCACGGTCTGTCCCAGGCACTGACCCTTTATGAGCCCGAGCTTCGCCCGACGCTCAAGAAGGGTGGCTTCCTGACCCGCGACAGCCGTGTGGTTGAACGCAAGAAGTACGGCAAGGCCAAGGCCCGTCGTTCGTTCCAGTTCTCCAAGCGTTAA
- a CDS encoding DUF2842 domain-containing protein gives MTQRQRKAVGIGLTLLTLVMWTALGLWIYELWLVGAHNLVHLAFFVLFGLGWVFPAMVVIRWMQKPDA, from the coding sequence ATGACCCAGCGCCAGCGCAAGGCCGTCGGCATCGGACTGACCCTTTTGACGCTTGTGATGTGGACGGCTTTGGGCCTCTGGATCTACGAGTTGTGGCTGGTCGGAGCGCACAATCTCGTTCACCTGGCCTTTTTCGTACTGTTCGGGCTGGGCTGGGTGTTTCCGGCCATGGTGGTGATCCGGTGGATGCAGAAGCCCGACGCCTGA